One Candidatus Babeliales bacterium genomic window carries:
- a CDS encoding Fic family protein, whose translation MPIKFLPRYEITSKIANYLMRIEAVKEKTMNLPITPQVLASLRETARLYTTHYSTMIEGNRLEPLQIQSILQHAGHFPGRERDEREVKGYYTALIQIEKWAARGVPITQTMIKELHALVMADGRKKVQATSYRDGQNVIKDSRTGVIVYMPPEAKDVAELMKAMIDWTAQSSKIPCPIVAGIVHYQFATIHPYYDGNGRTARLLTTLILHARGYDLKGLYSLEEYYARDLNAYYDAISIGESHNYYMGRAQADITKWVEYVVEGMAISFENVLKRMSDAALQGMPDHSQLLRSIDPRQRKALSLLQEFETITSKQVGEIFGFQPRTSAQICKDWVDDGFLEIVDFSNKGRKYKLAERYEALISSVVKK comes from the coding sequence ATGCCGATAAAATTTTTACCACGATACGAAATCACCTCAAAAATCGCCAATTATTTGATGCGCATTGAGGCGGTTAAAGAAAAAACCATGAACCTACCGATTACGCCACAGGTTCTGGCTTCGCTGCGAGAAACTGCACGACTTTATACAACTCATTATTCAACCATGATTGAGGGTAATCGTTTAGAACCTTTACAAATTCAATCGATCTTGCAACATGCTGGTCATTTTCCTGGTCGTGAGCGAGATGAACGCGAAGTAAAGGGATATTACACCGCATTGATACAAATTGAAAAATGGGCTGCTCGTGGCGTACCCATTACGCAAACAATGATTAAAGAATTACATGCTTTGGTAATGGCTGATGGCAGAAAAAAAGTACAAGCAACATCATATCGAGATGGTCAAAATGTTATTAAAGATAGTCGCACTGGCGTCATTGTGTATATGCCTCCTGAAGCTAAAGATGTTGCCGAACTTATGAAAGCAATGATTGATTGGACTGCGCAGTCATCAAAAATTCCATGTCCGATCGTTGCAGGAATTGTTCATTATCAATTTGCCACTATTCATCCATACTATGACGGCAATGGTCGCACCGCACGGCTGTTAACAACGTTAATACTGCATGCTAGAGGATATGATTTAAAGGGTCTTTACTCTCTTGAAGAATATTACGCTCGTGACTTAAATGCGTACTATGATGCAATCAGCATTGGTGAGTCGCACAATTATTATATGGGCCGAGCTCAGGCTGACATAACTAAATGGGTTGAATATGTTGTAGAAGGCATGGCAATTTCCTTTGAAAATGTTTTAAAGCGTATGTCTGATGCAGCGTTACAAGGAATGCCTGATCATAGTCAGTTGCTGCGTTCAATTGATCCACGGCAGCGCAAAGCATTGTCATTGTTGCAAGAATTTGAAACGATAACGAGCAAGCAAGTTGGTGAAATTTTTGGTTTTCAACCACGAACCAGTGCTCAAATTTGTAAAGATTGGGTGGATGATGGATTTTTGGAAATCGTTGATTTTTCTAACAAGGGCCGAAAATATAAACTTGCAGAGCGCTATGAAGCATTGATTTCTTCTGTTGTTAAAAAATGA
- a CDS encoding alpha/beta fold hydrolase encodes MRSINFLLIVLSFFSFSYVIHTDLPAESIISTSITSTSVVAPELVTLEVVTPELVTPDSSDCVTTMTPADVSAEFASYVKHLDNTKEGMLSLKVESVSFPVKQSQSSDKTFTRNGFLATRPGAVGTVIICHGYTHSKHEAFFFKTYFPYFNVLAFDFRAHGELTQDQESTIGRDEMHDVYGAVQFVKNNPVLKGKPVIGFGFSMGAVALLMAQAEYENLFDALILDSPFESSTDCMARSVDTFLSYTLFGRTYKLPGKSLIMFSLYNPRMQFIAKPVFKWSSGMNPSAVSTKFVPVIPLATASKIKIPCMFISCNGDKNVATDCVRKLYEAVHSPMKRFWITLGLKHCGSCIAQPEMYNYKINSFIRKALSSDFKVPTKVVDDRVVIKVA; translated from the coding sequence ATGCGATCTATAAATTTTTTACTAATTGTTCTTAGTTTCTTTAGTTTTTCATATGTAATTCACACCGATTTACCGGCTGAATCAATAATTAGCACGTCAATAACGAGCACATCAGTGGTAGCGCCAGAACTGGTAACGCTAGAAGTGGTAACGCCAGAACTGGTAACGCCAGATTCTTCTGATTGTGTAACGACCATGACTCCAGCAGACGTATCTGCAGAGTTTGCATCCTATGTAAAACATTTGGATAACACTAAAGAAGGCATGTTGTCCTTAAAGGTTGAAAGCGTTTCGTTTCCTGTTAAACAGAGTCAGTCGTCTGATAAAACTTTCACGAGAAATGGTTTTTTAGCTACTCGGCCTGGAGCTGTAGGAACCGTCATTATCTGTCATGGATACACCCATTCTAAGCATGAAGCATTTTTCTTTAAAACCTATTTTCCGTACTTTAACGTTTTAGCGTTTGACTTTAGAGCTCATGGCGAGTTGACGCAAGATCAAGAGTCTACCATTGGTCGTGACGAAATGCATGATGTGTATGGAGCGGTACAATTTGTTAAAAATAATCCAGTGCTCAAAGGTAAGCCGGTCATAGGGTTTGGTTTTTCTATGGGGGCAGTTGCTCTTTTGATGGCTCAAGCTGAGTATGAAAATCTTTTTGATGCATTAATTCTTGATAGTCCTTTTGAGTCGAGCACTGATTGTATGGCTCGTAGCGTTGACACGTTTCTTTCATACACGTTGTTTGGTCGAACATATAAATTGCCCGGTAAATCATTGATTATGTTTTCATTGTATAATCCGCGTATGCAGTTTATTGCAAAGCCTGTTTTTAAATGGTCATCTGGAATGAATCCTTCTGCGGTTTCCACAAAATTCGTGCCGGTTATTCCTTTGGCAACAGCGTCTAAAATTAAAATTCCATGCATGTTTATTTCTTGTAATGGCGATAAAAATGTTGCAACCGATTGTGTTAGAAAATTGTATGAAGCTGTTCACTCACCGATGAAACGATTTTGGATTACTTTAGGGCTTAAGCATTGCGGATCATGCATTGCGCAACCAGAGATGTACAATTACAAAATAAATAGTTTTATACGTAAAGCTTTAAGCAGTGATTTTAAGGTTCCGACGAAAGTTGTCGATGATCGAGTTGTTATTAAAGTAGCTTAA